GAGTGGACCTGGCGGGATTCGAACCCGCGACCTCATCAGTGCGATTGATGCGCGCTCCCAACTGCGCTACAGGCCCCCGCCGAGGTGTTGGCATTGTACTTCAGCGCCATATCACTGTCAAGAAACGCATTGATCTCCACTTCCGCCGCAACTATAATGCCATGTAGGAGGAGCGCATGCATGCAGACCGCATCACCCGGCTGAAGCAGGTTATTAAGGACAGTGAACTGGATGCGCTGGCGCTCAACCCAGGCCCAACGCTTTCCTACCTCACGGGTCTTTCCTTCCATCTACTGGAACGGCCCATCCTGGCCCTCTTCAGCGCCGATGCCGATCCAACGCTCATCGTCCCAGATCTGGAACGCGGCAAAGCCGATTCCGTGGACTTCGATCTGCAGCTTTTCAGCTACGATGAATCGGCCAGTTCGCGTGCAGAAACGTTCCAGAAAGCCTGCCAATCACTCAACAGTTATCGGGTGGGCGTGGAACCGCTGCGCATGCGCGTGATGGAGCTGCGTCTGCTGCAGGAACACTCGCGCCAGGCGACGTTCGTTTCCGGCGAGGTGATCCTCAATGAACTGCGCATCATTAAAACGCCAGAAGAAATCGAGATCATGCGCAAGGCGGTCGTGGCGGCCGAGGAAGCGCTCGAAGCGATCATCCCGCTCATCCGCACCGGCATGACCGAGCGCGATCTGGAAGCGGAACTCACCCTGCAGCTGCTGCGTGCCGGCTCGGAATCCGAATTCCCCTTCGATCCCATCGTGGCCGGCGGAGTCAACAGTGCCCTGCCCCACGCCACGCCCACAGAGCGAACGCTCCAGACGGGCGACCTGCTGATCCTCGACTGGGGTGCTCGGGTGAACGGCTACATCTCCGACATCACACGCACGTTCGCGCTCGGCGAGATCGACGAGGAATTGAACACCATCTACGAAGTCGTCCGGGCCGCCAATAAAGCAGGCAGGGAGGCCGTGCGTCCGGGAGCACCATGCGGCGAAGTCGACCGGGCTGCACGCAGCGTCATCGAAGACGCCGGCTACGGCGCGTTTTTCATCCACCGCACCGGCCACGGCATCGGTCTGGAAGCGCACGAGCCTCCCTATATCCGGGAGGATAACGAGCGCATTCTGCAGCCGGGAATGACCTTCACCGTCGAACCCGGAATCTACCTTCCCGGTCGCGGCGGCGTGCGTATCGAGGACGACGTTCTGGTCACATCGGACGGCGTCGAGAGCCTGACGACGTATTCACGTAAACTGGAGACGATCTCATGACACAAATCATGAAGGGCGGCCAACCCTTCTTCCTGCCCGGTGGGAAGACCGGCTGTCTGCTACTGCATGGATTTACCGGCACACCCAACGAAATGCACTGGATGGGAGAGTATCTTAACGGCCGCGGCTTCACCGTTCTTGCGCCGCGCCTCTTCGCCCACGGCACACAGCTATCTGACATGTATCGCGCACGCTGGAAGGACTGGGTCGCGTCGGCAGAAGACGGTTATTACCTGCTTAAAGGGAGCTGCGAGAAGGTCGTCGTTGCCGGATTGTCGCTGGGAGGGTCATTATCACTCTATCTCGGCACGGAACTTCCCGTTTGGGGCGTGATCGCCATGGCCGCGCCGTATGAAATCCATGATCCCACGGTCCGGCGGCTGCGGCCAGTATTGCCGCTCCTCAGCACCATCTACAAATCCAGAACCAAAAAAGGCCCCTCCGGCATATTCGACCCGATGGCGGACAAACTGCACGTGGATTATGCAGGCTATCCCGTGCGCGGCGGATACGAGCTTCAGGAATTTCTGGCGGAAATGCGCGGCAATCTACGCCGACTTCAGAAACCGCTCCTGCTGATCAATTCCAAGTTTGACGACACAGTAACCCCAGAAGATGCGCGGGCGATTTGCGATGCCGTACCCTCCACGGACAAGCAGATCCTGATGTTGGAAAAGGGCGGACATAACATCCCGCGCGATCTGGCACGCCAGACGGCTTTCAAGGCCGCGGGAGATTTCATCCAGCGTGTGACGAGTGAACCCGGATGAGCTGCGTCCAGGCCGGAGCGGAACCCTTCTTCATTCCCGCTGGAGAGACGGGATGCCTGCTAACTCACGGTTTCACCGCCTCACCGCAGGAAGTGCGTGAACTGGGCACACACCTGGCGCAGCATGGCTGCACCGTGCTGGGTGTACGTCTGTTCGCTCACGGTACAAAAATGGAGGACATGAACCGCGCCCGCTGGACGGACTGGCTCGGAAGTGTCGAAGACGGCTATTATTTACTCCGCAACTGCTGCAAACGCATCTTTTTCATCGGCTCATCCGTCGGCGGATCGCTCTCGCTGATCCTGGCAACCGAATTCCCGAACGCCGGAGTCGTGACCCTGGCCACGCCCTTCCGCCTGCCGCCCAACCGGCGCCTGGAACGTCTCAAGCCGTTCATGAAGCCGTTGAGCCACATGCTGCCCGCCATCGCCAAGGGATCCCCGGACTGGCACGACCCCAAAGCCCAGGACGAGCGTGTGGCCTACTCGGGCTACCCGCTGCGGGCCATCCTCGAGTTGGAGCCGCTGCTGGCCGCCATGCGGAGCGCGCTGCCGAAGATGCGCGTGCCGGCGCTCTTGATGCACTCGAAGAACGACCGTTTCATACCGCCCGATCACATGCAGCAGATCTACGAACACCTGGGATCTTCCGACAAACGCATGGTCTGGGTCGAAGACAGCAGTCACGTGATCACCTGTGACGCCGAACGGACGGTGGTGTTTAAGAACGTGACCGCGTTCGTCCAGCGCATCGCCGCATCTAGCCCAGAAGGAGTCTGAGTGATGAATCCGTGGCTCGAGTGGGGTATCCCGGTCATCGAATGGCTGCAGTCGCTTGGGGAGTGGCTCGTCGTGCCGATGAAATTCTTCACCTACCTCGGCAACCAGGAATTCTACATCCTGATCATGCCCACGATCTTGTGGTGCTTCGATGCCGTGCTTGGATTCCGCATCGGGCTGCTCCTGCTTACCAGCGGTTCCGTCAACAACATCTTGAAAGTGGTTTTTGGATTTCCCCGCCCGTATTGGGTCAGCACGGAGATCAAAGCCTTCGGCTGGCGGCCGACCTTCGGGCTGCCTTCCGGACACGCCCAAAACGCGGTTGCCATCTGGGGCGGATTGGCCGTCTGGCTGCGCAAACGCTGGTTGACGGTCGTCTGCGTCCTGCTCATCTTATTCATATCCATCTCGCGCCTCTATCTGGGCGTCCATTTTCCTACGGACACGTTTGGCGGCTGGCTGGTCGGAGCGATCCTGCTGGTGTTGTTCGTCAAATTGGAAAAGCCCATCCGCGAACGGATCAGCACCATGAAAGCCGGGATCCAGATCGCGATCGCCTTGCTCGTCTCCCTCGCCTTCATCGGCGTCGGTCTGGGGGTTAACCATCTGGCGGTGCAGCACTCCATTCCGGAAGCGTGGCGCGAAACCGCAAGCCTGGCGCAGCCCGCAGGGCTGGTGGACCCGCTGGCCCTCGACGATCTGATCACCGCCAGCGGTTCTCTGTTCGGACTGGCGGCCGGTGGGGTGCTGCTCTTCCGTTGGGGTGGATTCAGCGCCCGGGGCTCGTGGGGGCAGCGCGCCCAGCGCTACTTCGCGGGCATGCTCGGCTTGCTGGTGATTTACGTCGGCCTCAAGCTCCTTTTCCCCTCCGGTCACGGCGTTCTTGCTTACGGCTTGCGCTACCTGCGCTTCGCCGCCCTGGCGTTCTGGGCGGCTTACGTGGCGCCGAGGTTGTTCGTCCGGTGGGGGATGGCGTAGAAATAGGTCGATCAAGCCTGCTGATATAGATTCCCGCGGTATCTTTCTCGGAGATTAACTAAGACCTTTTTTGTGCTTCCATCTCCCGCAGCAGGAACCAATGACCCATGCGGTCGGCGGCCTTCTTCGGCGCGCGGTCGTAGTACACGTCGAAGACGCGGCCGTCTTCCACTCGCACCCGGAAGAAAAACCGCCCCACGCCCCACGAGCCGCGCTGTTCGGCGACGCGCAGGTGCTCCTCGGACATGTTGCGGGACATCTCGCCCCGGCGACGGGTGTCGAACCACTCCGAAATCACTTTCATCACGCGTAATTCTTCATCCCCCCAGATGATCGTGTCCGGAGCTTTGGGTTTCTTACGCAGTGTGGGAGGCCGATCGAAACCTACCTCGATCTCGTTGTCGATGAAGCGAACCGGAATCCAATCAGACTCCATGCGCCTCACCGAACTGCGTGATCCAGCGACGCGTCGTCGCCGCGGTGTGGCACGCCAAACCCAGCAAGGCCAACAGCGTGCCCAGGCCGAAGATCGACAGGGAGAGCACGAACAACCCGACGACGCAGCGCGAAGCCCAGGGCATGCCCAGCCAAAGGGCCGCCAGTACGCCGGGCCAGGTAAGGCCCAATACGAGAAACGGCCAGGCCACTTTCAGCGCTGCGACGGGTAACGAAACCGGCGAGATTTTGACCTGCCCGGGTTCGTGAAACCACAACAATTGCACGTCACCCAGGTCGAGATAGGATCCGAACCAGAGAACGTGCAGGCTGTTTACGACCGACCACATCGAGAGCAGGATCGCGATCAGGCTTAATAGAATCAGGCTTAGCGGAGGTTTCTGCACCGTGACTCCAGTGAAGCACAATGGGGAGGCACAGACCCTCCCCATAATATCTGTCTTCTAATCGCTTTCTTCTTTGCCGAGTTCCTTCTGGCGAGCGGCGATGATCTCCTCGGTGATGTGATGGGGGACGACTTCGTAATGACTGAGCGATGTGGTGTAATATCCTCGCCCGCCGGTAAACGAACGCAGATCGGTCGTGTAGCGCTGGATTTCCGCCAGGGGAACTTTGGCCGTGACCACACTGCGGCCGCGCTCCGTTTCCATCCCCTGGACGCGGGCCCGGCGGGTATTCAAATCTCCCAGCACGTCGCCCATGTTGCTCTCGGGCACGATCACGCGCACGTCCATGATCGGTTCGAGCAGCACGGGGGCGGCGTCCTTTATCGCCACTTTAAAGGCTTCGCGCCCGGCGATCACGAAGGCCACGGCCTTCGAATCGACGGGATGCTCCTTGCCGTCCGTGATTGCCACCTTGACCTTCTCGACCGGATAGCCCGCAAGCACGCCCTGCTTCATCACACCGCGTACGCCCTTTTCGATGGCGGGCATGAAACTGGAAGAAATCGCTCCACCGAAGACTTCGTTTACGAATTCGAAGTCTTCGTCCTCCAGGGGTTCGACGCGCATGTGCACTTCGGCGAACTGGCCGGCGCCGCCCGTCTGTTTCTTGTGACGATACTGTGAAGTGCCCACCTTCGTGATCGTTTCCCGATAGGGCACCTTGGGAATTTCGGTATCCAGACCGACTTGAAACTTCGATTCCGCCTTACGAATGGCGACGTCGATGTGCTGGTCTCCCATGCCCTGCAGGATGGTTTGATTGGTGCTGGATTCCTGGTACCAGGACAGGGTTGGATCTTCTTCGCTCAGACGCGTCAACGTAGGGCTGATCTTGGTCGAATCGGCCTGCGTCTTCGGCGACACGGCGACCGCGTACAACGCCGTAGGGTACTCGGGCTGCGGCAGCAGAAGGGGATGCCCTTTATCACCGAGCGTGTCGCCGGTTTCCGTTTCACCCAGCTTCGCCACCGTTCCGATGTCCCCGGCGTGGAGGCGATCGACGGGAATCTGCTCCTTGCCGCACATGACGTGCAGGCTTCCCAGCCGCTCATCTTCGTCGCGGCTGTGGTTGTACACCTTGCGATCGCTGTCCAGGAGTCCCGAGTACACCCGCATGTAGGTGAGTTTCCCGACGAAGGGATCGGCCGTCGTCTTCCATACGTAGACCGCCAGCGGTCCGTTGTCCGACGCCGATAACTCCTCCTCCCCGGAGGTGCCTTTGGCGACCACCGGCGCGACGTCCGCCGGCGAGGGGAACAATTCGATCATCGCTTCCAGCAGCGGCGCGGTTCCGATGTTTTCGGTTCCGGCAGCGACGAACACGGGCACGAAGCGGCCTGACTGCACGGCGCTGCGAAATCCTTTGGACACATCTTCCGCACTCAGTTCTGCACCGTCCAGATATTTCTCCAGTAAGGCGTCGTCTCCCTCGGCCGCAGCTTCGACCAGCGACGTGCGCGCCTCTTCGACGCTGTCCGCATACTCGGCGGGAATGTCTTGCGCCTTGGTGCCATCTCCGGGGCGCGCCTTCATGCTGAAAAGATCGATCACACCCTCGAAATCCAGTTTTTCACCCAGAGGAAGTTGGACGGGAATGAAGGTAACATCGCTGGAGAGTTCCTGCACCGCCGCCAACGCCGCCTGGAAATTGGCGTTCTCGCGGTTCATCTTGCTGATCACGACGAAGCGCGGCAGCTTGAACGTATCGCAGTAATCCCAGACCAGCTCGGTCCCGACCTCCACACCGGCGACCGAATCGACGACGACCACGGCGCCGTCCGCCACACGCAGCGCTGAAATGACTTCGCCGATGAAGTCGGTGTATCCGGGCGTGTCCAGTAGATTGACCTTGTTGTCTTTGTATTCAACCGGCAGAATGGACGTCGAAAGCGAGAGATTACGGCGAATCTCTTCCTCCTCGAAGTCGGAGACGGTATTGCCGTCTTCGACCCTGCCCATGCGGTTGATCACACCGGTCAGAAACAGCATCGCCTCGCCCAGGGAGGTCTTTCCTGCACCACCATGGGACACTAAGGCAACATTACGTATGAATTCCGTTGCGTATTCTTTCATTCGATTGGGGCCCTTCCAACGAGGTTTCCTAGCCCAAAGATTGTAAAGCAGGAGGGGGTTGTTGTCAAAGATGTTACAATTTCATTCATGGGTGAGAGCCGATGAAATTTATCAACCAACATTCCTATTTCGTGTTCGCGGGCACGGTGCTGGTCGGCGCGGCGTTGATCCTCGGCGCCGGCGGCATGACCACTTCCCGCCTGCTCGTGCTGCTCGGGCTGGCGTTCGTGTTGGCGGCTGTGTATTTGATTTTCTACCCCGGCAGAGGTCCGGCTCAGCGCACCCAACGCGGGATCGGAAGCGGCAAACCGGTCCTGCTCGAATTCCAGAGCCGCTTTTGAATAGCCTGCATGGCCATGAAACCCATCGTGGATGGGATCGAAACCGAATTCCAGCAGGAGTTGGACGTGATCCGTCTGGACGTCCAGGATCCTGCGTCTCGAGATTTCATGGAACGCTACGGCTTCGAGTACACGCCCACCTTCATTCTGTTCGACGGCGACGGAAACGAGCGCTGGCGGAAGCTCGGTGCGCTAAACAAGGCCGCCGTGCAAAGCGCGCTCATGGAATTAAAGTGATCCGCCAGGTCCTGTTCGAACTTTCGTACCTGATCCGCCGTACACCCTGGGACACCGGAATCTCACCGCCGGAATTAATGGTCTTTCTCGGTTCCCATTCCCCCGGCCGCGCTCTCGATCTGGGCTGCGGCACCGGTACGAACGCCATCACCATGACGAAACACGGCTGGCAGGTCGTGGCAGTGGACATTTCGATACTCGCCATCCGGCGCGCGCGCCAGAAAGCACACGAAGCAAGTGCAGCAATCGATTTTCGCCAGGGCGACGTGACTGCAATGCGGAATCTCGGTGACCCTTTCGATCTCGCGCTCGACATCGGCTGCTTTCACAGTCTGAGCGGAGATGCGAGAAAACGGTACGCCGCGAACCTCAAGCGCTGGCTGAATCCGGAAGGTTCGTTTCTGCTCTACGCCTGGCTGGATGATGAAGATGAAACCCAGGACGATCCGCTAAACGCAGCCGAAATCGAAACGCTGTTCTCCCCGGAATTGGAATGCCTCGACGCGACCCTCGGAACCGAACGGCAAAGGACTTCGGCCTGGTTCACCTTTCGACGGAAGCCGTGATGGCGCGCGTTTTGATGCTCTTCCTCGATGGCGTCGGGCTGGGCGCCGACGACCCGAAACGCAACCCGTTTGCCGTCGCACGCATGCCGGCATTGATCGGCTTGATGGAAGGCCGCAGATTACTGGCCGGTTCGGCACCGTTTGTCGGCGAACGAGCGTCGCTTCTCGCCGTAGACGCGTGCATGGGTGTCGCGGGGCTGCCGCAGTCCGCCACCGGCCAGGCCAGCCTGCTCACGGGCCGCAACGTATCTGCGGAAATCGGCATGCATTATGGGCCCAAACCGAATCCCGCCATCCGGGACATCCTCACAGAGGACAATTTGTTTGCCCTGGTCCGTCGAAAAGGCGAACCTGCGGCGTTGATCAACGCCTATCCGCCTGGC
The window above is part of the Anaerolineales bacterium genome. Proteins encoded here:
- a CDS encoding alpha/beta fold hydrolase → MSCVQAGAEPFFIPAGETGCLLTHGFTASPQEVRELGTHLAQHGCTVLGVRLFAHGTKMEDMNRARWTDWLGSVEDGYYLLRNCCKRIFFIGSSVGGSLSLILATEFPNAGVVTLATPFRLPPNRRLERLKPFMKPLSHMLPAIAKGSPDWHDPKAQDERVAYSGYPLRAILELEPLLAAMRSALPKMRVPALLMHSKNDRFIPPDHMQQIYEHLGSSDKRMVWVEDSSHVITCDAERTVVFKNVTAFVQRIAASSPEGV
- a CDS encoding class I SAM-dependent methyltransferase produces the protein MIRQVLFELSYLIRRTPWDTGISPPELMVFLGSHSPGRALDLGCGTGTNAITMTKHGWQVVAVDISILAIRRARQKAHEASAAIDFRQGDVTAMRNLGDPFDLALDIGCFHSLSGDARKRYAANLKRWLNPEGSFLLYAWLDDEDETQDDPLNAAEIETLFSPELECLDATLGTERQRTSAWFTFRRKP
- the fusA gene encoding elongation factor G; the protein is MKEYATEFIRNVALVSHGGAGKTSLGEAMLFLTGVINRMGRVEDGNTVSDFEEEEIRRNLSLSTSILPVEYKDNKVNLLDTPGYTDFIGEVISALRVADGAVVVVDSVAGVEVGTELVWDYCDTFKLPRFVVISKMNRENANFQAALAAVQELSSDVTFIPVQLPLGEKLDFEGVIDLFSMKARPGDGTKAQDIPAEYADSVEEARTSLVEAAAEGDDALLEKYLDGAELSAEDVSKGFRSAVQSGRFVPVFVAAGTENIGTAPLLEAMIELFPSPADVAPVVAKGTSGEEELSASDNGPLAVYVWKTTADPFVGKLTYMRVYSGLLDSDRKVYNHSRDEDERLGSLHVMCGKEQIPVDRLHAGDIGTVAKLGETETGDTLGDKGHPLLLPQPEYPTALYAVAVSPKTQADSTKISPTLTRLSEEDPTLSWYQESSTNQTILQGMGDQHIDVAIRKAESKFQVGLDTEIPKVPYRETITKVGTSQYRHKKQTGGAGQFAEVHMRVEPLEDEDFEFVNEVFGGAISSSFMPAIEKGVRGVMKQGVLAGYPVEKVKVAITDGKEHPVDSKAVAFVIAGREAFKVAIKDAAPVLLEPIMDVRVIVPESNMGDVLGDLNTRRARVQGMETERGRSVVTAKVPLAEIQRYTTDLRSFTGGRGYYTTSLSHYEVVPHHITEEIIAARQKELGKEESD
- a CDS encoding DUF6504 family protein → MESDWIPVRFIDNEIEVGFDRPPTLRKKPKAPDTIIWGDEELRVMKVISEWFDTRRRGEMSRNMSEEHLRVAEQRGSWGVGRFFFRVRVEDGRVFDVYYDRAPKKAADRMGHWFLLREMEAQKRS
- a CDS encoding alpha/beta fold hydrolase, producing MTQIMKGGQPFFLPGGKTGCLLLHGFTGTPNEMHWMGEYLNGRGFTVLAPRLFAHGTQLSDMYRARWKDWVASAEDGYYLLKGSCEKVVVAGLSLGGSLSLYLGTELPVWGVIAMAAPYEIHDPTVRRLRPVLPLLSTIYKSRTKKGPSGIFDPMADKLHVDYAGYPVRGGYELQEFLAEMRGNLRRLQKPLLLINSKFDDTVTPEDARAICDAVPSTDKQILMLEKGGHNIPRDLARQTAFKAAGDFIQRVTSEPG
- a CDS encoding Xaa-Pro peptidase family protein, yielding MHADRITRLKQVIKDSELDALALNPGPTLSYLTGLSFHLLERPILALFSADADPTLIVPDLERGKADSVDFDLQLFSYDESASSRAETFQKACQSLNSYRVGVEPLRMRVMELRLLQEHSRQATFVSGEVILNELRIIKTPEEIEIMRKAVVAAEEALEAIIPLIRTGMTERDLEAELTLQLLRAGSESEFPFDPIVAGGVNSALPHATPTERTLQTGDLLILDWGARVNGYISDITRTFALGEIDEELNTIYEVVRAANKAGREAVRPGAPCGEVDRAARSVIEDAGYGAFFIHRTGHGIGLEAHEPPYIREDNERILQPGMTFTVEPGIYLPGRGGVRIEDDVLVTSDGVESLTTYSRKLETIS
- a CDS encoding phosphatase PAP2 family protein, whose product is MNPWLEWGIPVIEWLQSLGEWLVVPMKFFTYLGNQEFYILIMPTILWCFDAVLGFRIGLLLLTSGSVNNILKVVFGFPRPYWVSTEIKAFGWRPTFGLPSGHAQNAVAIWGGLAVWLRKRWLTVVCVLLILFISISRLYLGVHFPTDTFGGWLVGAILLVLFVKLEKPIRERISTMKAGIQIAIALLVSLAFIGVGLGVNHLAVQHSIPEAWRETASLAQPAGLVDPLALDDLITASGSLFGLAAGGVLLFRWGGFSARGSWGQRAQRYFAGMLGLLVIYVGLKLLFPSGHGVLAYGLRYLRFAALAFWAAYVAPRLFVRWGMA
- a CDS encoding thioredoxin family protein, which gives rise to MAMKPIVDGIETEFQQELDVIRLDVQDPASRDFMERYGFEYTPTFILFDGDGNERWRKLGALNKAAVQSALMELK